The following proteins are encoded in a genomic region of Drosophila miranda strain MSH22 chromosome 4, D.miranda_PacBio2.1, whole genome shotgun sequence:
- the LOC108162230 gene encoding CD109 antigen isoform X2 — MLRICLSVFLLQFALLINATGLYSVVGPGTIRSNFRYNVAVSVHKADGPSQMRISLNGPSYNETKEIEVEPMSTQNVEFDVPKLASGDYNLTAVGVTGIVFQNSTKLNHADDKLPTFIQTDKATYKPADLVQFRVLFVDEYTRPAKIDKPITIAITDGAQNRIKQLSDIKLTKGVYSGELQLSEQPVLGTWKIAVSVDGDGTETKTFEVDKYVLPKFEVIVESPKDLAVQDKVVKATIRAKYTYGKPVKGKATVSIEPNFAHYLNHDIGKQEKTIDIDGKGHVEFSIEGNQYRGGYSPPLKILAIVTEELTGNKQNATTIVNLHSQRYKIEGVDNPPSYQPGKTFVFQVVVKNVDGSPVRDSTKKVKLSFMNGNRFSAGTRQEFNFEGPLNEHGMASFNVTLPEMKMSYVSINAEFGDSSSYVGSISKFHPALETDEPLKIEVKTKTPKLGETVSFEVKSNADIPYFVYTIVARGNIVDTDYVDVPKGRKTHTVKFVPSFAMVPQATIFVHYIFDNELRFEEKRITFEMDFTNSIEISAPADAKPSEEIKLRVKTDADSFVGLLGVDQSVLLLKSGNDLNRDEIFNSLSKYQTTTPYRRGFGRYPGETSGLVTLTNANYPYNTDFPDYVNDEPQVEANFQAIPISVGSPPLGFGNAIYNREPVINGDPEMPIRQNFAEVWIYDESRSTDADGFTLAKKIPDTITSWVVTGFSLNPSSGIALTKNPSKIRVFQPFFVSTNLPYSVKRGEVIAIPVIIFNYLDKALDAEVTMDNTDKEYEFTEATNEVEEKASDEERRVKRVTIPANSGKSVSFMIRPKTVGSTTLKITATSPLAGDTIHQKLKVEPEGVTQFVNRAVFINLKEQPEMSETLEVQIPTEAVRDSEFIEFSVMGDLLGPTLQNLDNLVRMPYGCGEQNMVNFVPNILVLKYLEVTNRKMPSIEAKARKFLEIGYQRELTYKHDDGSYSAFGKSDPSGSTWLTAYVMRSFHQAGKYTDVDPKVVTAGLDFLLSKQKENGEFPEVGKLFDNANQNELALTSFVLLAFFENQELIPKYQSAIDKGVQYVAEEVDKTEDQYALAIAAVALQLAKHPQAEKVLAKLEGEAKQENDRKWWSKATETSGEQSSRLTIWRPRSNDVEITSYVLLALLEKNPAETTLPIVKWLIGQRNSNGGFASTQDTVIGLQALTKFASKTGSGTGTMDVEFVPSNGTKSTIKVEPENSLVLQTHVLPKTTRKVDFTAKGTGSAMVQLSYRYNLAEKDKKPSFKVTPTVKETTSSQLLVVDICAEYIPLEDGDKEKDSNMAVMEIVLPSGFVGDADSLSKIQAVDRVKRVETKNSDSTVIVYFDSLTPGDVKCLPVEATKAHAVAKQKPAAVSLYDYYDTERRATEYYQVKSSLCDICEGSDCGTGCKKE; from the exons ATGTTGAGGATATGTCTCAGTGTTTTTCTGTTGCAATTCGCATTGTTAATCAATGCCACCGG CCTCTATTCGGTTGTGGGGCCTGGCACCATCCGCTCCAACTTCAGGTACAATGTGGCCGTGTCCGTGCACAAGGCGGACGGCCCCAGCCAGATGAGAATCAGCCTCAATGGACCCTCCTACAACGAGACAAAGGAGATTGAGGTAGAGCCCATGTCCACCCAGAATGTGGAGTTCGATGTGCCGAAGCTGGCCAGCGGGGACTACAATCTGACAGCTGTCGGAGTGACGGGCATCGTCTTCCAGAACTCCACCAAGCTGAACCATGCCGACGATAAGCTCCCGACCTTCATTCAGACCGATAAGGCCACCTACAAGCCCGCCGATCTTGTGCAGTTCCGAGTACTATTCGTCGACGAGTACACTAGACCGGCCAAGATCGACAAGCCCATCACGATAGCCATCACTGATGGGGCCCAGAACCGCATTAAGCAGCTGTCGGACATCAAGCTGACGAAGGGCGTGTACTCCGGGGAGCTGCAGCTGTCCGAGCAGCCAGTGCTGGGCACCTGGAAGATCGCCGTGAGTGTGGACGGCGATGGCACGGAGACCAAGACATTCGAGGTGGACAAGTATGTGCTGCCCAAGTTCGAGGTGATCGTGGAGTCGCCCAAGGACTTGGCCGTGCAGGATAAGGTGGTGAAGGCCACGATCAGGGCCAAGTACACCTACGGCAAGCCGGTCAAGGGCAAGGCCACCGTCTCGATCGAACCAAATTTTGCACACTATCTGAACCATGATATTGGCAAACAGGAAAAGACGATCGATATCGATGGCAAGGGACACGTGGAGTTCAGCATCGAAGGCAACCAATACCGTGGCGGCTACTCTCCCCCTCTGAAAATCCTGGCCATCGTCACCGAGGAGCTGACGGGCAACAAGCAGAATGCTACAACGATTGTCAATCTTCACAGCCAACGCTACAAGATCGAGGGTGTGGATAATCCTCCCTCATATCAGCCGGGCAAGACCTTTGTCTTTCAGGTTGTGGTCAAGAATGTGGATGGTTCGCCGGTCAGGGATTCCACGAAGAAGGTCAAACTGAGCTTCATGAACGGCAATCGATTTTCGGCAGGAACTCGGCAGGAGTTCAACTTTGAGGGACCTCTAAACGAACATGGCATGGCCTCCTTCAACGTCACTCTGCCCGAAATGAAAATGAGTTATGTGAGCATAAATGCCGAGTTCGGGGACTCCTCATCCTACGTGGGGAGCATCTCAAAGTTCCATCCTGCCTTAGAAACCGACGAACCACTCAAGATTGAAGTGAAGACCAAGAC GCCAAAACTAGGCGAGACTGTTTCCTTTGAAGTCAAGTCGAATGCCGATATACCCTACTTTGTGTACACGATTGTCGCCAGGGGAAACATCGTGGACACCGACTATGTGGATGTACCAAAGGGCCGCAAGACTCACACGGTCAAGTTCGTGCCCAGCTTTGCGATGGTACCCCAGGCCACGATCTTCGTGCACTACATCTTCGACAACGAGCTGCGATTTGAAGAGAAACGAATCACCTTCGAGATGGATTTCACCAACTCG ATTGAAATATCTGCGCCGGCGGATGCAAAGCCTAGCGAAGAGATTAAGCTGCGTGTGAAGACGGATGCCGATTCTTTTGTGGGCCTTCTCGGAGTGGACCAGAGTGTGTTGCTGCTGAAGTCCGGTAACGATCTGAACCGTGATGAGATCTTCAACAGCCTCAGCAAATACCAAACGACGACCCCCTATCGTCGCGGCTTTGGCCGATATCCTGGAGAGACCTCAGGATTGGTGACCCTGACCAATGCCAACTATCCCTACAATACGG ATTTCCCCGACTATGTTAACGATGAGCCGCAAGTGGAAGCAAATTTTCAAGCCATACCTATTAGTGTTGGCAGTCCACCATTGGGATTTGGTAATGCCATTTACAATCGCGAGCCAGTGATTAACGGCGACCCAGAAATGCCAATACGTCAGAACTTTGCCGAGGTCTGGATATATGACGAAAGCCGGAG TACGGATGCCGATGGCTTTACTTTGGCGAAGAAAATCCCGGATACCATTACGTCATGGGTTGTCACGGGCTTCTCGCTGAACCCCAGCTCGGGCATCGCCCTGACCAAGAACCCCAGCAAAATCCGAGTATTCCAGCCATTCTTTGTGTCCACCAATTTGCCGTATTCCGTGAAAAGGG GCGAAGTGATAGCTATACCCGTGATCATATTCAACTACTTGGACAAGGCCCTCGATGCCGAGGTCACCATGGACAACACGGATAAGGAGTACGAGTTCACAGAGGCCACAAACGAGGTGGAGGAGAAGGCCAGCGACGAGGAGCGCCGAGTTAAACGCGTCACGATACCCGCAAACAGCGGCAAGAGCGTCTCGTTTATGATTCGCCCCAAGACTGTGGGCTCCACCACCCTGAAGATTACCGCCACATCGCCCCTAGCCGGCGACACAATTCACCAGAAGTTGAAGGTGGAGCCCGAGGGTGTCACTCAGTTCGTGAATCGAGCGGTTTTCATCAACCTGAAGGAACAGCCCGAGATGTCGGAGACCCTAGAAGTCCAGATACCCACGGAGGCGGTGCGCGACTCGGAGTTTATCGAGTTCTCGGTGATGGGCGACCTGCTAGGTCCCACACTCCAGAATCTCGACAATCTGGTGCGAATGCCGTACGGCTGCGGGGAGCAGAACATGGTGAACTTTGTGCCCAACATCCTGGTGCTGAAGTACTTGGAGGTGACCAACCGCAAGATGCCCAGCATTGAGGCCAAGGCAAGGAAGTTCCTGGAGATCGGCTACCAGCGGGAGCTGACCTACAAGCACGACGATGGCTCCTACAGTGCTTTCGGCAAGTCCGATCCGTCGGGCAGCACTTGGCTCACCGCCTACGTGATGCGATCCTTCCACCAGGCGGGCAAGTACACCGATGTGGATCCCAAGGTGGTGACCGCTGGCCTCGACTTCCTCTTGTCCAAGCAGAAGGAGAACGGAGAGTTCCCTGAGGTGGGAAAGCTCTTCGATAATGCCAATCAGAATGAGTTGGCTCTCACTTCATTCGTCCTGCTGGCCTTCTTCGAGAACCAA GAGCTCATTCCCAAGTACCAGAGTGCCATTGACAAGGGTGTGCAGTATGTGGCCGAGGAGGTGGACAAGACCGAGGATCAATATGCTCTGGCCATTGCCGCTGTGGCCCTGCAGCTGGCCAAGCATCCGCAGGCCGAGAAGGTGCTGGCCAAGCTGGAGGGTGAGGCCAAGCAGGAGAACGACCGCAAGTGGTGGTCCAAGGCAACGGAAACCAGCGGCGAGCAGTCCAGTCGCCTCACCATCTGGCGTCCCCGCAGCAACGATGTGGAGATCACCTCCTACGTGCTGCTGGCTCTGCTCGAGAAGAATCCCGCGGAGACGACGTTGCCCATCGTCAAGTGGCTGATTGGGCAGCGCAACAGCAACGGAGGCTTTGCCTCGACCCAGGACACGGTCATCGGCCTGCAGGCACTGACCAAATTCGCCTCCAAGACAGGCTCCGGCACTGGCACAATGGACGTTGAGTTTGTTCCCTCGAACGGCACCAAGTCCACCATCAAGGTGGAACCCGAAAACTCCCTGGTGCTGCAGACCCACGTACTGCCAAAGACCACGCGTAAGGTCGATTTCACGGCCAAGGGCACGGGGTCGGCGATGGTTCAGCTCTCGTATCGCTACAATCTGGCCGAGAAGGACAAGAAGCCCAGCTTCAAGGTTACGCCCACGGTGAAGGAGACCACCTCCAGCcagctgctggtggtggacaTTTGCGCCGAGTACATTCCGCTCGAGGATGGCGACAAGGAAAAGGACTCCAATATGGCTGTCATGGAGATCGTTCTGCCCTCCGGCTTTGTGGGGGATGCCGATAGTCTGAGCAAAATCCAGGCCGTAGACCGGGTGAAGCGGGTGGAAACCAAGAACTCCGACTCCACGGTCATTGTGTACTTTGACAGCTTGACACCCGGCGATGTGAAGTGTCTGCCCGTGGAGGCAACCAAAGCACATGCTGTGGCCAAACAGAAGCCCGCCGCCGTTTCCCTCTACGACTATTACGACACGGAACGCCGTGCCACCGAGTACTACCAGGTGAAGTCCTCCCTCTGCGATATCTGCGAGGGCAGCGACTGTGGCACTGGTTGCAAGAAAGAGTGA
- the LOC108162230 gene encoding CD109 antigen isoform X3, with protein MLRICLSVFLLQFALLINATGLYSVVGPGTIRSNFRYNVAVSVHKADGPSQMRISLNGPSYNETKEIEVEPMSTQNVEFDVPKLASGDYNLTAVGVTGIVFQNSTKLNHADDKLPTFIQTDKATYKPADLVQFRVLFVDEYTRPAKIDKPITIAITDGAQNRIKQLSDIKLTKGVYSGELQLSEQPVLGTWKIAVSVDGDGTETKTFEVDKYVLPKFEVIVESPKDLAVQDKVVKATIRAKYTYGKPVKGKATVSIEPNFAHYLNHDIGKQEKTIDIDGKGHVEFSIEGNQYRGGYSPPLKILAIVTEELTGNKQNATTIVNLHSQRYKIEGVDNPPSYQPGKTFVFQVVVKNVDGSPVRDSTKKVKLSFMNGNRFSAGTRQEFNFEGPLNEHGMASFNVTLPEMKMSYVSINAEFGDSSSYVGSISKFHPALETDEPLKIEVKTKTPKLGETVSFEVKSNADIPYFVYTIVARGNIVDTDYVDVPKGRKTHTVKFVPSFAMVPQATIFVHYIFDNELRFEEKRITFEMDFTNSIEISAPADAKPSEEIKLRVKTDADSFVGLLGVDQSVLLLKSGNDLNRDEIFNSLSKYQTTTPYRRGFGRYPGETSGLVTLTNANYPYNTGRRWFSRPLQRFPAVGNGIMNQNLLPMRPSVFLTTTTPTAPTAPVPHIRKEFPENWIFYNAENTDADGFTLAKKIPDTITSWVVTGFSLNPSSGIALTKNPSKIRVFQPFFVSTNLPYSVKRGEVIAIPVIIFNYLDKALDAEVTMDNTDKEYEFTEATNEVEEKASDEERRVKRVTIPANSGKSVSFMIRPKTVGSTTLKITATSPLAGDTIHQKLKVEPEGVTQFVNRAVFINLKEQPEMSETLEVQIPTEAVRDSEFIEFSVMGDLLGPTLQNLDNLVRMPYGCGEQNMVNFVPNILVLKYLEVTNRKMPSIEAKARKFLEIGYQRELTYKHDDGSYSAFGKSDPSGSTWLTAYVMRSFHQAGKYTDVDPKVVTAGLDFLLSKQKENGEFPEVGKLFDNANQNELALTSFVLLAFFENQELIPKYQSAIDKGVQYVAEEVDKTEDQYALAIAAVALQLAKHPQAEKVLAKLEGEAKQENDRKWWSKATETSGEQSSRLTIWRPRSNDVEITSYVLLALLEKNPAETTLPIVKWLIGQRNSNGGFASTQDTVIGLQALTKFASKTGSGTGTMDVEFVPSNGTKSTIKVEPENSLVLQTHVLPKTTRKVDFTAKGTGSAMVQLSYRYNLAEKDKKPSFKVTPTVKETTSSQLLVVDICAEYIPLEDGDKEKDSNMAVMEIVLPSGFVGDADSLSKIQAVDRVKRVETKNSDSTVIVYFDSLTPGDVKCLPVEATKAHAVAKQKPAAVSLYDYYDTERRATEYYQVKSSLCDICEGSDCGTGCKKE; from the exons ATGTTGAGGATATGTCTCAGTGTTTTTCTGTTGCAATTCGCATTGTTAATCAATGCCACCGG CCTCTATTCGGTTGTGGGGCCTGGCACCATCCGCTCCAACTTCAGGTACAATGTGGCCGTGTCCGTGCACAAGGCGGACGGCCCCAGCCAGATGAGAATCAGCCTCAATGGACCCTCCTACAACGAGACAAAGGAGATTGAGGTAGAGCCCATGTCCACCCAGAATGTGGAGTTCGATGTGCCGAAGCTGGCCAGCGGGGACTACAATCTGACAGCTGTCGGAGTGACGGGCATCGTCTTCCAGAACTCCACCAAGCTGAACCATGCCGACGATAAGCTCCCGACCTTCATTCAGACCGATAAGGCCACCTACAAGCCCGCCGATCTTGTGCAGTTCCGAGTACTATTCGTCGACGAGTACACTAGACCGGCCAAGATCGACAAGCCCATCACGATAGCCATCACTGATGGGGCCCAGAACCGCATTAAGCAGCTGTCGGACATCAAGCTGACGAAGGGCGTGTACTCCGGGGAGCTGCAGCTGTCCGAGCAGCCAGTGCTGGGCACCTGGAAGATCGCCGTGAGTGTGGACGGCGATGGCACGGAGACCAAGACATTCGAGGTGGACAAGTATGTGCTGCCCAAGTTCGAGGTGATCGTGGAGTCGCCCAAGGACTTGGCCGTGCAGGATAAGGTGGTGAAGGCCACGATCAGGGCCAAGTACACCTACGGCAAGCCGGTCAAGGGCAAGGCCACCGTCTCGATCGAACCAAATTTTGCACACTATCTGAACCATGATATTGGCAAACAGGAAAAGACGATCGATATCGATGGCAAGGGACACGTGGAGTTCAGCATCGAAGGCAACCAATACCGTGGCGGCTACTCTCCCCCTCTGAAAATCCTGGCCATCGTCACCGAGGAGCTGACGGGCAACAAGCAGAATGCTACAACGATTGTCAATCTTCACAGCCAACGCTACAAGATCGAGGGTGTGGATAATCCTCCCTCATATCAGCCGGGCAAGACCTTTGTCTTTCAGGTTGTGGTCAAGAATGTGGATGGTTCGCCGGTCAGGGATTCCACGAAGAAGGTCAAACTGAGCTTCATGAACGGCAATCGATTTTCGGCAGGAACTCGGCAGGAGTTCAACTTTGAGGGACCTCTAAACGAACATGGCATGGCCTCCTTCAACGTCACTCTGCCCGAAATGAAAATGAGTTATGTGAGCATAAATGCCGAGTTCGGGGACTCCTCATCCTACGTGGGGAGCATCTCAAAGTTCCATCCTGCCTTAGAAACCGACGAACCACTCAAGATTGAAGTGAAGACCAAGAC GCCAAAACTAGGCGAGACTGTTTCCTTTGAAGTCAAGTCGAATGCCGATATACCCTACTTTGTGTACACGATTGTCGCCAGGGGAAACATCGTGGACACCGACTATGTGGATGTACCAAAGGGCCGCAAGACTCACACGGTCAAGTTCGTGCCCAGCTTTGCGATGGTACCCCAGGCCACGATCTTCGTGCACTACATCTTCGACAACGAGCTGCGATTTGAAGAGAAACGAATCACCTTCGAGATGGATTTCACCAACTCG ATTGAAATATCTGCGCCGGCGGATGCAAAGCCTAGCGAAGAGATTAAGCTGCGTGTGAAGACGGATGCCGATTCTTTTGTGGGCCTTCTCGGAGTGGACCAGAGTGTGTTGCTGCTGAAGTCCGGTAACGATCTGAACCGTGATGAGATCTTCAACAGCCTCAGCAAATACCAAACGACGACCCCCTATCGTCGCGGCTTTGGCCGATATCCTGGAGAGACCTCAGGATTGGTGACCCTGACCAATGCCAACTATCCCTACAATACGG GAAGACGGTGGTTCTCAAGACCACTGCAGCGTTTTCCAGCAGTAGGAAATGGTATTATGAATCAAAATCTCCTACCAATGAGGCCATCTGTATTTTTGACCACCACAACGCCAACAGCACCCACAGCCCCAGTGCCCCATATTCGAAAGGAGTTTCCGGAAAACTGGATATTTTACAATGCTGAAAA TACGGATGCCGATGGCTTTACTTTGGCGAAGAAAATCCCGGATACCATTACGTCATGGGTTGTCACGGGCTTCTCGCTGAACCCCAGCTCGGGCATCGCCCTGACCAAGAACCCCAGCAAAATCCGAGTATTCCAGCCATTCTTTGTGTCCACCAATTTGCCGTATTCCGTGAAAAGGG GCGAAGTGATAGCTATACCCGTGATCATATTCAACTACTTGGACAAGGCCCTCGATGCCGAGGTCACCATGGACAACACGGATAAGGAGTACGAGTTCACAGAGGCCACAAACGAGGTGGAGGAGAAGGCCAGCGACGAGGAGCGCCGAGTTAAACGCGTCACGATACCCGCAAACAGCGGCAAGAGCGTCTCGTTTATGATTCGCCCCAAGACTGTGGGCTCCACCACCCTGAAGATTACCGCCACATCGCCCCTAGCCGGCGACACAATTCACCAGAAGTTGAAGGTGGAGCCCGAGGGTGTCACTCAGTTCGTGAATCGAGCGGTTTTCATCAACCTGAAGGAACAGCCCGAGATGTCGGAGACCCTAGAAGTCCAGATACCCACGGAGGCGGTGCGCGACTCGGAGTTTATCGAGTTCTCGGTGATGGGCGACCTGCTAGGTCCCACACTCCAGAATCTCGACAATCTGGTGCGAATGCCGTACGGCTGCGGGGAGCAGAACATGGTGAACTTTGTGCCCAACATCCTGGTGCTGAAGTACTTGGAGGTGACCAACCGCAAGATGCCCAGCATTGAGGCCAAGGCAAGGAAGTTCCTGGAGATCGGCTACCAGCGGGAGCTGACCTACAAGCACGACGATGGCTCCTACAGTGCTTTCGGCAAGTCCGATCCGTCGGGCAGCACTTGGCTCACCGCCTACGTGATGCGATCCTTCCACCAGGCGGGCAAGTACACCGATGTGGATCCCAAGGTGGTGACCGCTGGCCTCGACTTCCTCTTGTCCAAGCAGAAGGAGAACGGAGAGTTCCCTGAGGTGGGAAAGCTCTTCGATAATGCCAATCAGAATGAGTTGGCTCTCACTTCATTCGTCCTGCTGGCCTTCTTCGAGAACCAA GAGCTCATTCCCAAGTACCAGAGTGCCATTGACAAGGGTGTGCAGTATGTGGCCGAGGAGGTGGACAAGACCGAGGATCAATATGCTCTGGCCATTGCCGCTGTGGCCCTGCAGCTGGCCAAGCATCCGCAGGCCGAGAAGGTGCTGGCCAAGCTGGAGGGTGAGGCCAAGCAGGAGAACGACCGCAAGTGGTGGTCCAAGGCAACGGAAACCAGCGGCGAGCAGTCCAGTCGCCTCACCATCTGGCGTCCCCGCAGCAACGATGTGGAGATCACCTCCTACGTGCTGCTGGCTCTGCTCGAGAAGAATCCCGCGGAGACGACGTTGCCCATCGTCAAGTGGCTGATTGGGCAGCGCAACAGCAACGGAGGCTTTGCCTCGACCCAGGACACGGTCATCGGCCTGCAGGCACTGACCAAATTCGCCTCCAAGACAGGCTCCGGCACTGGCACAATGGACGTTGAGTTTGTTCCCTCGAACGGCACCAAGTCCACCATCAAGGTGGAACCCGAAAACTCCCTGGTGCTGCAGACCCACGTACTGCCAAAGACCACGCGTAAGGTCGATTTCACGGCCAAGGGCACGGGGTCGGCGATGGTTCAGCTCTCGTATCGCTACAATCTGGCCGAGAAGGACAAGAAGCCCAGCTTCAAGGTTACGCCCACGGTGAAGGAGACCACCTCCAGCcagctgctggtggtggacaTTTGCGCCGAGTACATTCCGCTCGAGGATGGCGACAAGGAAAAGGACTCCAATATGGCTGTCATGGAGATCGTTCTGCCCTCCGGCTTTGTGGGGGATGCCGATAGTCTGAGCAAAATCCAGGCCGTAGACCGGGTGAAGCGGGTGGAAACCAAGAACTCCGACTCCACGGTCATTGTGTACTTTGACAGCTTGACACCCGGCGATGTGAAGTGTCTGCCCGTGGAGGCAACCAAAGCACATGCTGTGGCCAAACAGAAGCCCGCCGCCGTTTCCCTCTACGACTATTACGACACGGAACGCCGTGCCACCGAGTACTACCAGGTGAAGTCCTCCCTCTGCGATATCTGCGAGGGCAGCGACTGTGGCACTGGTTGCAAGAAAGAGTGA